The following are encoded in a window of Fusarium falciforme chromosome 11, complete sequence genomic DNA:
- a CDS encoding NACHT domain-containing protein codes for MDASTQFHDAVSGQYTIAGPQASHGGSNNFHFYGPRAPADPAERNPPKPRKPFSTVPFPPDPDFVNRPDILKWMHEKCARPAARIALVGLGGIGKSQLAVQYAHQVRQRSPNTWVFWVHASTRGRFEESYQSIADRLELPRRSDPDINVLRLVSEWLRVEENGPWEMIVDNADDADVFFSIAQGRLASFLTQSCNGSIVVTSRSMDVAERLVGGRSNLFVIPAMERDEACQLLRGKLGLNHDNGSAADLVRVLDYMPLAITQAAAFINRRAPRMSTSKYLDEFRRSDTKRVRLLDRDAGDLRRDESASNSIVTTWQITFDQIRRERSSAADLLSFMSFFNPQGIPESVLRAYIRDQLEGGEDDFEEDLEVLRGYSMVAAMTDSDVFQMHTLVQFCTQLWLSSDEMQRWKRAALQAMADQYPTGNYENWVKCQSLDPHIEGIVQEEPDDEEDALKCARLLYNAGWYRLMRGKYEEAEDILHFWPSS; via the exons ATGGACGCCTCCACTCAGTTTCATGACGCAGTCAGTGGCCAATACACCATCGCCGGCCCGCAAGCGTCCCATGGTGGATCGAACAACTTCCACTTCTACGGACCCCGTGCACCAGCCGACCCAGCTGAGCGAAATCCACCTAAACCCCGCAAGCCGTTCTCAACAGTGCCCTTCCCACCTGATCCCGACTTTGTCAACCGTCCCGATATCCTGAAATGGATGCATGAGAAATGTGCCAGACCTGCTGCTCGGATCGCGctcgtcggccttggcgGCATAGG AAAATCGCAGCTTGCCGTTCAATATGCGCATCAAGTCAGGCAGCGCTCGCCCAACACATGGGTCTTCTGGGTGCATGCTAGCACCCGAGGGCGATTCGAGGAGTCCTATCAGTCTATCGCAGACAGGCTCGAGCTACCCAGACGGAGCGATCCCGATATTAATGTCCTTCGGCTGGTAAGCGAGTGGCTCCGCGTCGAGGAGAACGGGCCATGGGAGATGATCGTCGATAACGCTGATGATGCCGATGTCTTCTTCTCGATTGCACAGGGACGACTTGCCTCGTTCTTGACGCAGAGTTGTAACGGATCCATCGTCGTTACATCGCGAAGCATGGATGTGGCAGAAAGATTAGTGGGTGGTCGGAGCAACCTCTTTGTGATACCGGCAATGGAAAGAGATGAGGCATGCCAGCTACTGCGAGGAAAACTCGGACTTAACCATGACAATGGATCCGCAGCTGACTTAGTACGTGTTCTCGACTACATGCCTCTTGCGATTACACAGGCGGCCGCCTTCATCAACCGCCGGGCACCGCGGATGTCAACATCCAAGTACCTAGACGAGTTCCGGAGGAGCGACACGAAGAGGGTCAGGCTCCTTGACAGAGATGCAGGAGATCTTCGTCGGGACGAGTCCGCCTCCAATTCGATCGTGACCACGTGGCAGATCACTTTCGACCAGATCCGTCGCGAGAGGTCATCGGCTGCCGACCTACTCTCCTTCATGAGCTTCTTCAATCCCCAAGGAATTCCCGAGTCTGTGCTCCGAGCTTACATACGAGACCAGCTGGAGGGCGGCGAAGATGATTTTGAGGaggacctcgaggtcctACGTGGATACTCAATGGTGGCGGCAATGACCGATAGCGACGTATTCCAAATGCATACCTTGGTGCAGTTTTGCACACAGCTGTGGCTGTCGTCTGACGAGATGCAGCGGTGGAAGAGGGCGGCTTTGCAGGCGATGGCGGACCAGTATCCGACGGGAAATTATGAGAACTGGGTAAAGTGTCAGAGTTTAGATCCCCATATCGAAGGGATTGTTCAGGAAGAGccagatgatgaggaagatgctTTGAAGTGTGCTAGGCTCCTTTATAATGCAGGGTGGTATCGATTAATGAGAGGAAAGtacgaggaggccgag GATATCCTGCACTTCTGGCCTAGTAGCTAG
- a CDS encoding Phosphorylase superfamily protein gives MSSLRPSRRDDFEVAIICALSLEYDAVCYIFDEFWDDEGDQYGRAAGDPNGYTTGRVGKYNVVLALLPHMGRANAASAAASMRSSYGGLRLALLVGVCGGMPRGRDGENLLGDVVISKTVIQYDFGRRYPDKFVRKNTVEDNLGRPSKDARNLVATFETDRGLDRLEQRTTHFLRQLQANVAQTRRRGKYDYPGTTEDKLFEPSYRHKHHMSPTCICRDCFSDFDPVCDEALSSSCATLGCDDKHLIARKRLQAQPQSEHEGSDTSPQPAVRVGVVASGDGVMKSAADRDRLSREAGVIAFEMEGAGVWDEVPCIVVKGVCDYADSHKHKGWQNFAAATAASASKAILERYILTDKAHLASAGEGECRLPPTFAKRADSKEDGRSGNASAASILQQDGAAKAAQGPVFYGPISGKYVIPGTYTTTGGTTNLNFGPQS, from the coding sequence ATGTCCTCTCTACGACCTTCTCGCCGCGACGACTTCGAGGTTGCAATCATCTGCGCACTATCGCTCGAGTACGACGCCGTTTGCTACATCTTCGATGAGTTCTGGGACGACGAGGGCGATCAATACGGACGAGCCGCAGGAGACCCTAATGGCTATACCACGGGCCGTGTGGGAAAATACAACGTCGTTCTGGCCCTCTTGCCGCACATGGGCAGGGCCAACGCAGCCAGCGCGGCCGCCAGTATGCGATCGAGCTATGGCGGCTTGCGACTAGCCCTCCTTGTCGGAGTGTGTGGTGGTATGCCTCGCGGCCGAGACGGCGAAAACTTGCTGGGCGACGTTGTCATCAGCAAGACCGTTATCCAGTACGATTTCGGCCGGAGGTATCCAGACAAGTTTGTACGCAAGAACACTGTCGAAGATAATCTTGGCCGGCCGAGTAAAGACGCCCGCAACCTTGTCGCCACATTCGAGACCGATCGGGGCCTCGACCGGCTCGAACAACGGACTACCCATTTTCTCCGGCAGCTCCAGGCTAACGTTGCCCAGACAAGGCGTCGGGGCAAGTACGACTACCCCGGAACGACGGAAGACAAGCTATTCGAGCCGTCCTACCGCCACAAGCACCACATGTCGCCGACCTGTATCTGCCGCGATTGTTTCAGCGACTTCGACCCCGTTTGCGACGAGGCGCTCAGCTCGTCATGCGCGACTCTCGGATGCGACGACAAACATCTAATTGCGAGGAAACGGCTTCAGGCACAACCACAGTCGGAACACGAGGGTAGCGACACGTCTCCGCAGCCTGCGGTGCGTGTGGGAGTTGTCGCGTCGGGAGATGGGGTGATGAAGTCGGCTGCGGACCGGGACAGGCTCTCGAGGGAAGCAGGCGTGATTGCGTTCGAGATGGAGGGCGCTGGGGTCTGGGATGAAGTGCCGTGCATCGTGGTCAAGGGAGTGTGCGACTATGCGGACAGCCACAAGCACAAAGGGTGGCAGAACTTTGCGGCGGCGACTGCGGCATCGGCGTCCAAGGCAATTCTAGAACGCTATATCCTGACTGATAAAGCTCACCTAGCATCCGCCGGCGAGGGTGAGTGCAGGTTGCCTCCGACATTTGCGAAGAGGGCTGATAGCAAAGAAGACGGCAGGAGCGGCAATGCTTCCGCGGCCAGCATACTTCAACAGGACGGAGCAGCCAAAGCCGCGCAAGGGCCAGTCTTCTATGGCCCCATCTCAGGCAAATACGTCATCCCGGGAACCTACACGACGACGGGAGGGACCACCAACCTCAATTTCGGGCCGCAGAGCTAA
- a CDS encoding NACHT domain-containing protein, producing MSHTSFQGPLRGEYVIAGAHASTGGAIHFNFGADAPPRSTRPFSTVPFPPDPKFVERTDILLWLRDQTAQPGSRATLVGLGGIGKSQVAIHYAHEVRRASPDPWVFWVHASSRARFEEAYRNIADKLQLPGRDDPQRNVLQLVHAWLCDEENGPWMMVLDNADCVEVFFPRRDAHGSRDQPLASFLPKTGRGSIIITSRNTDAAERLAGLGAIYNVPTMEKSQALQLLQIRLGEDGAEDNVAMSDLVDDLNYMPLAITQAAAYIKRRGPRMSVSAYLDEFRRSDKKRASLLNRDAGDLRRDESASNSIVTTWQVTFDQIRHERPSAADLLSFMSFFNPQGIPESALQAYACDRGPDGEGDLDENLDEDLDEDLETLRGYSLVAMTADSESFEMHALVQFCTRVWLSSFCDTQRWERKFLKVISELYPSGEYENWVKCQSLDPHIEGIVQEEPDDGEDALKYAMLLCNAGWYRSGRGKHEEAEPMNRRALEVREKVLGREHPDTLTSVSDLALVLQDQGKYEEAEQMNRRALEAREKVLGREHPDTLTSISNIGLVLQYQGKYEEAEPMIRRALEGYEKVLGREHPDTLTSVNNLGLVLQSQGKYEEAEQINRRALEVREKVLGREHPHTLTSISILGLVLQYQGKYEEAEPMHRRALKAKEKVLGREHPDTLASVNSLGSVLQYQGKNEEAEQMIRRALEAREKVLGREHPHTLTSVGNLGSVLRYQGKYKEAEQMNRRALEAKEKVLGREHPDTLASVNNLGSVLQYQGKYEEAEPMIRRALKGYEKIATYTNIYSDSHVGTIVVAGSHDWLEDKKIHIFIEILQVTRGLSRYGESWFGSSGRFEPRCDGNSTPGPSLLPKRALPRLPPEEAHRYLRLDPRPADKSSG from the exons ATGAGTCATACCAGCTTTCAAGGGCCACTTCGCGGCGAATACGTGATCGCCGGCGCGCACGCGTCCACTGGGGGGGCGATCCACTTCAATTTTGGCGCTGATGCCCCGCCGCGATCTACCCGACCCTTCTCGACCGTCCCCTTCCCACCGGATCCCAAGTTTGTCGAGCGGACGGACATCTTACTCTGGCTGCGAGATCAAACGGCGCAGCCGGGCAGCCGGGCTACGCTCGTCGGGCTCGGCGGCATCGG GAAATCACAGGTCGCGATCCATTACGCGCACGAAGTCCGACGGGCGTCACCAGATCCCTGGGTTTTCTGGGTGCATGCGAGCTCCAGAGCCCGTTTCGAAGAGGCATACCGAAACATCGCCGATAAACTGCAGCTTCCCGGACGAGATGATCCACAGCGCAACGTGCTCCAGCTGGTGCATGCCTGGCTATGCGACGAAGAAAACGGACCATGGATGATGGTGCTCGACAACGCCGACTGCGTTGAGGTGTTCTTTCCGAGACGGGACGCTCATGGCTCACGCGACCAGCCGCTGGCGTCATTCCTACCAAAGACCGGCCGCGGATCGATCATCATCACATCCCGCAACACGGATGCGGCGGAGAGGCTGGCCGGTCTGGGTGCCATCTACAATGTGCCGACGATGGAGAAAAGCCAAGCcctgcagcttctccagATCAGGCTCGGGGAGGATGGGGCCGAGGACAATGTGGCGATGTCAGATCTAGTTGATGATCTAAACTACATGCCGCTTGCAATAACCCAGGCTGCCGCTTACATCAAGCGAAGGGGGCCGCGTATGTCGGTATCGGCTTACCTGGATGAGTTCCGGAGAAGCGATAAGAAGAGAGCAAGCCTCCTCAACAGAGATGCAGGTGACCTCCGTCGGGACGAGTCCGCCTCCAATTCGATCGTGACCACGTGGCAGGTCACTTTCGACCAGATCCGTCACGAGAGGCCATCTGCCGCCGACCTGCTGTCCTTCATGAGCTTCTTCAATCCCCAAGGTATCCCCGAATCGGCGCTTCAAGCCTATGCATGCGACCGTGGGCCAGACGGCGAGGGTGATCTTGATGAGAACCTTGATGAGGACCTTGACGAGGACCTTGAGACCCTTCGCGGGTACTCATTGGTGGCGATGACAGCCGATAGTGAATCATTCGAGATGCATGCCTTGGTGCAATTTTGCACGCGGGTGTGGCTATCATCATTCTGCGATACACAGCGGTGGGAGCGGAAGTTTCTGAAAGTGATATCAGAGCTATATCCATCAGGGGAGTATGAAAACTGGGTGAAGTGTCAGAGTTTGGATCCCCATATCGAAGGGATTGTTCAAGAAGAGCCAGATGATGGGGAAGATGCTTTGAAGTATGCTATGCTCCTTTGTAATGCAGGATGGTATCGATCGGGGAGAGGAAAGCACGAGGAGGCGGAGCCGATGAACCGACGAGCTCTCGAGGTGAGGGAGAAGGTGCTCGGTAGAGAACATCCAGACACGCTCACGAGCGTCAGCGATCTTGCATTGGTACTGCAAGATCAGGGAAAGTACGAGGAGGCGGAGCAGATGAACCGACGAGCTCTCGAGGCGAGGGAGAAAGTGCTTGGTAGAGAACATCCAGACACGCTCACAAGCATCAGCAATATTGGATTGGTGCTGCAATACCAGGGAAAGTACGAAGAGGCGGAGCCGATGATCCGACGAGCTCTCGAGGGATATGAGAAGGTGCTTGGTAGAGAGCATCCAGACACGCTCACGAGCGTCAACAATCTTGGATTAGTGCTGCAATCCCAGGGAAAGTACGAAGAGGCAGAGCAGATAAACCGACGAGCTCTTGAGGTGAGGGAGAAGGTGCTTGGTAGAGAACATCCACACACGCTCACAAGCATCAGCATTCTTGGATTGGTGCTGCAATACCAGGGAAAGTACGAAGAGGCAGAGCCGATGCACCGACGAGCTCTCAAGGCGAAGGAGAAGGTGCTGGGTAGAGAGCATCCAGACACGCTCGCGAGCGTCAACAGTCTTGGGTCGGTGCTGCAATACCAAGGAAAGAACGAAGAGGCGGAGCAGATGATCCGACGAGCTCTCGAGGCGAGGGAGAAAGTGCTCGGTAGAGAGCATCCACACACGCTCACGAGCGTCGGCAATCTTGGGTCGGTGCTGCGATACCAGGGAAAGTACAAGGAGGCGGAGCAGATGAACCGACGAGCTCTCGAGGCGAAGGAGAAGGTGCTGGGTAGAGAGCATCCAGACACGCTCGCGAGCGTCAACAATCTTGGGTCGGTGCTGCAATACCAGGGAAAGTACGAAGAGGCGGAGCCGATGATCCGACGAGCTCTCAAGGGGTATGAGAAG ATCGCCACATACACAAACATTTACTCCGACTCACATGTCGGCACCATCGTGGTCGCTGGGTCGCACGATTGGCTCGAGGACAAGAAAATACACATTTTCATTGAAATCCTCCAGGTCACCCGTGGCCTGTCGAGATACGGCGAATCCTGGTTCGGGTCGAGCGGGAGATTCGAG CCGAGATGCGACGGGAACTCCACTCCTGGCCCATCGCTGCTCCCCAAGCGAGCGCTACCACGACTCCCTCCAGAAGAGGCTCATCGGTACCTGCGACTGGATCCTCGACCGGCCGATAAGAGCAGCGGCTGA